In one window of Protaetiibacter larvae DNA:
- the mtrA gene encoding MtrAB system response regulator MtrA produces the protein MNARILVVDDDPAIAEMIGIILRGEGFEPSFAADGKVAIETFRAERPDLVLLDLMLPGMSGIEVCRTVRAESGVPIIMLTAKGEPTDVVQGLESGADDYVVKPFNPKELVARVRARLRPSLPETSDRIAIGDLVIDVAGHEVRRGDAKVGLTPLEFQLLLALAAKPQQVFTREMLLEQVWGYHYKADTRLVNVHVQRLRAKVEHDPDNPRIVTTVRGVGYRAGAVT, from the coding sequence ATGAACGCGCGCATTCTCGTGGTCGACGACGACCCCGCGATCGCCGAGATGATCGGCATCATCCTCCGCGGCGAGGGCTTCGAGCCGAGCTTCGCCGCGGACGGCAAGGTCGCCATCGAGACCTTCCGCGCCGAGCGGCCCGACCTCGTGCTGCTCGACCTCATGCTGCCGGGCATGAGCGGCATCGAGGTGTGCCGCACGGTGCGTGCCGAGAGCGGCGTGCCGATCATCATGCTCACCGCGAAGGGCGAGCCGACGGATGTCGTGCAGGGTCTCGAGTCGGGAGCCGACGACTACGTGGTCAAGCCGTTCAACCCCAAGGAACTCGTGGCGCGCGTTCGTGCGCGCCTGCGACCGAGCCTCCCCGAGACGAGCGACCGCATCGCGATCGGCGACCTCGTGATCGACGTGGCCGGGCACGAGGTGCGTCGCGGCGACGCGAAGGTGGGTCTCACCCCGCTCGAGTTCCAGCTGCTGCTGGCGCTCGCCGCGAAGCCGCAGCAGGTGTTCACCCGCGAGATGCTGCTCGAGCAGGTCTGGGGCTACCACTACAAGGCCGACACCCGGCTCGTGAACGTGCACGTGCAGCGCCTGCGCGCGAAGGTGGAGCACGATCCCGACAACCCGCGCATCGTGACGACCGTCCGCGGCGTCGGCTATCGCGCGGGCGCCGTCACCTAG
- a CDS encoding DUF58 domain-containing protein, translated as MAISGWFVAALAVGAVPVVLLGGWPGLGVWTLLVVLGAAVDLLLAGSPGRLRVTREAAPRVRLGEPLAVQLFVLNTGRRAVTGVLRDAWQPSAGARPSRQRIQVPAGERRVITTTLLPTRRGELHAAGVTVRSSGPLHLASRQRTLRVAGAVRVLPPFSSRRHLPSRIARLRELDGRTSLLVRGQGTEFDSLREYVRGDDVRSIDWRATARRRDPAGGGAKLVVRTWRPERDRRIVLIVDSGRSSAARIADETRLDTSFEASLLLAALATRAGDRVDLAVYDRRVRGRVQGATGAQLLARMVDVLAPVEPELIEPDWYGIPPLVRSITSQRALVVILTSLDAPGAARPLLAMLPELTRRHTVVVASVTDPEVVAAAADRSSSERVYRAAAAERALLDAARVAAAIRRLGGDVVAGTPQELPPALADHYLALKAAGRL; from the coding sequence ATGGCGATCTCGGGGTGGTTCGTGGCGGCGCTCGCCGTGGGCGCGGTGCCCGTCGTGCTGCTCGGCGGCTGGCCGGGGCTCGGGGTGTGGACGCTGCTGGTGGTGCTCGGCGCTGCGGTGGATCTGCTGCTCGCCGGCTCGCCCGGGCGGCTGCGGGTCACCCGTGAGGCCGCGCCGCGTGTGCGGCTCGGTGAGCCGCTCGCGGTGCAGCTGTTCGTGCTCAACACCGGGCGCCGCGCCGTCACCGGCGTGCTGCGGGACGCCTGGCAGCCGTCGGCGGGAGCACGCCCGAGCCGCCAGCGCATCCAGGTGCCCGCGGGTGAACGTCGTGTGATCACGACGACGCTGCTGCCGACCCGGCGCGGCGAACTGCACGCCGCGGGGGTGACGGTGCGCTCGAGCGGCCCGCTGCATCTGGCGTCCCGTCAGCGCACGCTGCGGGTGGCGGGAGCCGTGCGCGTGCTGCCGCCGTTCAGCTCCCGACGTCATCTGCCGTCCCGGATCGCGCGGCTGCGCGAACTCGACGGCCGCACGAGCCTGCTGGTGCGGGGCCAGGGCACCGAGTTCGACAGCCTCCGCGAGTACGTGCGGGGCGACGACGTGCGCTCGATCGACTGGCGGGCGACCGCACGCCGGCGCGACCCCGCCGGCGGCGGCGCGAAGCTCGTGGTGCGCACCTGGCGGCCGGAGCGCGACCGACGCATCGTGCTCATCGTGGACTCGGGGCGCTCCTCGGCGGCGCGCATCGCCGACGAGACGCGCCTCGACACCTCGTTCGAGGCGAGCCTGCTGCTCGCGGCGCTCGCCACCCGAGCGGGCGACCGCGTGGATCTCGCCGTCTACGACCGGCGCGTGCGCGGGCGGGTGCAGGGGGCGACCGGCGCCCAGCTGCTGGCCCGGATGGTGGATGTGCTCGCGCCGGTCGAACCGGAGCTGATCGAGCCGGACTGGTACGGCATCCCTCCGCTCGTGCGCTCGATCACCTCGCAGCGCGCCCTCGTGGTGATCCTCACCTCGCTCGACGCGCCGGGCGCCGCGCGCCCACTGCTCGCGATGCTGCCTGAGCTGACCCGGCGCCACACGGTCGTGGTGGCTTCGGTGACCGATCCGGAGGTCGTCGCGGCCGCCGCCGACCGCAGCTCGAGCGAGCGGGTGTACCGGGCCGCGGCCGCGGAGCGCGCCCTGCTCGACGCCGCACGCGTGGCCGCCGCCATCCGACGCCTCGGCGGCGACGTGGTGGCCGGGACCCCGCAGGAGCTTCCCCCTGCTCTCGCCGACCACTACCTCGCGCTGAAGGCCGCCGGTCGCCTCTAG
- a CDS encoding DUF4350 domain-containing protein, with product MTAPTTDATARTAPARRPRRLGVILVWAALAVIVVLVVLVIAAVNGGDRAGQHLRSPDDTSPAGARALAEVLRDQGIEVSVARTFAEADSAVSVDGGTDTTLLIDDDWWALGPEAYRQLSPLATRLILVLPNDEALDAVAPELGYAGFAGGPVDAACELAAAVRAGTIDAGGDSYLAPADAVRCFPSEGGGFSLVRLETGGRSVTVLGAAELLSNESIAREGNAALALGLLGETRRLVWYQPDADDLAWQPSGTLADRQADWYLPLVVLVALVAVAAAVWRGRRMGAVVVERLPVEVRASETMDGRARLYERGGARDHALDTVRAATTRRMARTLGLPRTATRDEVIAGCAAATGRDPERVRALLHTAPARDDRELVRLSDELLRLEHELGRAVRPQ from the coding sequence ATGACGGCGCCGACGACGGACGCGACCGCACGGACCGCACCGGCGCGCCGACCGCGCCGCCTCGGCGTCATCCTGGTGTGGGCGGCGCTCGCCGTGATCGTGGTGCTCGTCGTGCTCGTCATCGCCGCGGTGAACGGCGGCGACCGCGCCGGGCAGCACCTGCGTTCGCCCGACGACACCTCGCCGGCGGGAGCGCGCGCCCTCGCCGAGGTGCTGCGCGATCAGGGCATCGAGGTGTCGGTGGCGCGGACCTTCGCCGAGGCGGACTCGGCCGTGTCGGTCGACGGCGGCACGGACACGACGCTGCTCATCGACGACGACTGGTGGGCGCTCGGCCCCGAGGCGTACCGGCAGCTCAGCCCGCTCGCGACGCGGCTCATCCTCGTGCTGCCGAACGACGAGGCGCTCGACGCGGTGGCCCCCGAGCTCGGCTACGCGGGCTTCGCGGGAGGGCCTGTCGACGCGGCCTGCGAGCTCGCCGCGGCGGTGCGCGCCGGCACGATCGACGCGGGCGGCGACTCGTACCTCGCGCCCGCCGATGCCGTCCGCTGCTTCCCGAGCGAGGGGGGCGGGTTCTCGCTCGTGCGGCTCGAGACGGGCGGGCGCAGCGTCACCGTGCTCGGCGCGGCCGAGCTGCTGAGCAACGAGAGCATCGCGCGGGAGGGGAACGCCGCGCTCGCGCTGGGCCTGCTCGGCGAGACCCGGCGGCTCGTGTGGTATCAGCCCGACGCCGACGACCTCGCCTGGCAGCCGAGCGGCACGCTCGCCGACCGGCAGGCGGACTGGTACCTGCCGCTCGTCGTGCTGGTGGCGCTCGTCGCGGTGGCCGCAGCCGTGTGGCGCGGCCGCCGGATGGGCGCCGTCGTCGTGGAGCGCCTCCCCGTCGAGGTGCGCGCGAGCGAGACGATGGACGGCCGAGCCCGACTGTACGAACGCGGCGGGGCACGCGACCACGCCCTCGACACCGTGCGTGCCGCGACGACCCGCCGGATGGCCCGCACGCTCGGGCTGCCGCGCACGGCGACCCGAGACGAGGTGATCGCCGGGTGCGCCGCCGCGACCGGACGCGACCCCGAGCGGGTGCGCGCACTCCTGCACACCGCGCCCGCCCGCGACGACCGCGAGCTGGTGCGGCTCTCCGACGAGCTGCTCCGCCTCGAGCACGAGCTCGGCCGCGCGGTGCGGCCGCAGTGA
- a CDS encoding AAA family ATPase has translation MPTTSELRDALSRVRTEVGKAVVGQDGAVTGLLIALLANGHVLLEGVPGVAKTLLVRSLSRALSLETRRVQFTPDLMPGDITGSVVYDPKTGEFEFREGPVFTNILLADEINRTPPKTQSALLEAMEERQVSADGVTRPLPTPFLVAATQNPIEYEGTYTLPEAQLDRFLLKLVLELPARDAEVEVLARHAGGFNPRDLAAAGVTPVLDAETLRAAQADVAQLPVSADVLGYAVDLARGTRQSPSVRLGVSPRGATALLAAARAWAWLSGASGVTPDHLQAMALPVLRHRIQLRPEAELEGVGPDAVLRAVIQQVRVPI, from the coding sequence ATGCCCACCACATCCGAACTCCGCGACGCGCTGTCGCGTGTGCGCACCGAGGTCGGCAAGGCGGTGGTCGGCCAGGACGGCGCCGTCACCGGACTGCTGATCGCGCTGCTCGCGAACGGTCACGTTCTGCTGGAGGGCGTGCCGGGCGTCGCCAAGACGCTGCTCGTGCGATCGCTCTCGCGGGCGCTGAGCCTGGAAACCCGCCGCGTGCAGTTCACCCCCGACCTCATGCCGGGCGACATCACCGGCTCGGTCGTGTACGACCCGAAGACGGGCGAGTTCGAGTTCCGCGAGGGACCGGTGTTCACCAACATCCTGCTCGCCGACGAGATCAACCGGACGCCGCCGAAGACGCAGTCGGCGCTGCTGGAGGCCATGGAGGAGCGGCAGGTGTCGGCCGACGGGGTGACCCGCCCGCTGCCGACGCCGTTCCTCGTGGCGGCCACCCAGAACCCGATCGAGTACGAAGGGACCTACACCCTGCCGGAGGCGCAGCTCGACCGCTTCCTGCTGAAGCTCGTGCTCGAGCTGCCGGCCCGCGACGCCGAAGTGGAGGTGCTCGCGCGGCACGCGGGGGGCTTCAACCCGCGCGACCTCGCGGCGGCGGGCGTCACCCCGGTGCTGGATGCGGAGACCTTGCGCGCGGCACAGGCCGACGTGGCGCAGCTCCCGGTGAGCGCGGACGTGCTCGGCTACGCGGTCGACCTGGCCCGCGGCACCCGCCAGAGCCCCTCGGTGCGGCTCGGGGTGAGCCCGCGCGGTGCCACAGCGCTGCTCGCGGCCGCCCGCGCGTGGGCGTGGCTCTCGGGTGCGAGCGGGGTGACCCCCGACCATCTGCAGGCCATGGCGCTGCCGGTGCTGCGGCACCGCATCCAGCTGCGGCCCGAGGCGGAGCTCGAGGGTGTCGGGCCGGATGCCGTGCTCCGCGCGGTCATCCAGCAGGTCCGCGTGCCGATCTAG
- a CDS encoding DUF4129 domain-containing protein produces the protein MELTAGVPHALPLDAPLDPDAAEARRLLMEELAKTRYQEQAGEAPGIPDWLQALLDRIDEFLNSLGGEGTAPVWVLVLVVVGIALVVAAFLVFGVPRLRARSAGAGEGLFEADDVRDAAAIRRAADAAARAGDFALAIAERFRAVARSLHERTLVSTVPGSTSHDVARRAALVLPAHGEALERAAHDFDAVRYLGDPGDRERYATLVELDEAVARTHPDLAAVGA, from the coding sequence GTGGAGTTGACCGCGGGCGTTCCGCACGCGCTCCCCCTCGACGCACCCCTCGACCCCGACGCGGCCGAGGCACGGCGGCTGCTCATGGAGGAGCTTGCGAAGACCCGCTACCAGGAGCAGGCGGGCGAAGCCCCGGGCATCCCCGACTGGCTGCAGGCGCTCCTGGACCGCATCGACGAGTTCCTGAACTCGCTCGGCGGCGAGGGAACGGCGCCGGTCTGGGTGCTCGTGCTGGTCGTGGTCGGGATCGCGCTCGTGGTCGCCGCGTTCCTCGTGTTCGGCGTGCCCCGACTGCGGGCGCGCAGCGCGGGGGCCGGCGAGGGGCTGTTCGAGGCGGACGACGTGCGGGATGCGGCGGCGATCCGCCGCGCCGCGGACGCGGCCGCCCGTGCGGGCGACTTCGCGCTCGCGATCGCGGAACGCTTCCGGGCCGTCGCGCGCTCGCTCCACGAACGCACCCTCGTCTCGACGGTGCCCGGCAGCACTTCGCACGACGTCGCCCGCCGAGCCGCCCTCGTGCTGCCGGCGCACGGCGAGGCGCTGGAGCGCGCGGCTCACGACTTCGACGCCGTCCGCTACCTCGGCGATCCCGGGGACCGCGAGCGCTACGCCACGCTCGTGGAGCTCGACGAGGCCGTCGCCCGCACCCATCCCGACCTCGCGGCGGTCGGCGCATGA
- a CDS encoding LpqB family beta-propeller domain-containing protein has product MIVRTVLARGAVAAIAVGALLAGCASIPTSGPVGVQQIDPDGGGGELVTPATGPQKGDTPQQILAGFLTAQTSPKVDGYSVAREFLTSELRSTWSPTELVRVSNTSISPELSDDGFARASVRILAQVNATGVYSEFADPQTETLDYAFAQDADGEWRISSAPKGSILPVNRFRESFSEYPLYFFDPSGSFLVPDVRWFPDTATRAERVVTELLAGQSPWYQGGVLVNAFPSGTQLGKGRVVIASGQASVDLSNEVAAPGPSDRWRMQQQLVATLSLSDVSSVLMTVGGFPVDVGDGAIPDWVLSVAANPLGLSDAGFGYLGGGGVDAVPGISPAVEGLGPLAVTLGRGRDTAAVRSAEGAWIVAAGDDPVLVDDREGLVDPGLDGNSFVWSAVAADAQSIIAVDRSGEVHPMPTPYLDGSIVSLEVSRDGARLLIGTQGTAGPTLTVVGIVRDGSGVPVSLGTTPLPVAIGSGRLLDAAWVDASTIATLSGDGAATQVTLYRIGGTHEGIGSVTRGVQLAGGNGVEGIRVRDADGTLWRPNSSGGWQTTSIVASLLATQQ; this is encoded by the coding sequence ATGATCGTCCGCACTGTTCTCGCGCGCGGCGCCGTCGCGGCGATCGCCGTCGGCGCGCTGCTCGCGGGGTGCGCGAGCATCCCGACGAGCGGACCCGTCGGCGTGCAGCAGATCGACCCGGACGGGGGCGGCGGCGAGCTCGTCACCCCGGCGACCGGACCGCAGAAGGGCGACACCCCGCAGCAGATCCTCGCGGGGTTCCTCACCGCGCAGACCTCCCCGAAGGTCGACGGCTACAGCGTGGCCCGCGAGTTCCTCACCTCCGAGCTGCGCAGCACCTGGTCGCCGACCGAGCTCGTCCGGGTGAGCAACACCTCCATCTCGCCGGAGCTCAGCGACGACGGCTTCGCGCGCGCGAGCGTGCGCATCCTCGCCCAGGTGAACGCGACGGGGGTGTACTCCGAGTTCGCCGACCCGCAGACCGAGACGCTCGACTACGCCTTCGCGCAGGACGCCGACGGCGAGTGGCGCATCTCGAGCGCGCCCAAGGGCAGCATCCTGCCGGTCAACCGCTTCCGCGAGTCGTTCTCGGAGTATCCGCTGTACTTCTTCGACCCGTCGGGCTCGTTCCTCGTGCCCGATGTGCGCTGGTTCCCCGACACGGCGACGCGCGCGGAACGCGTCGTCACCGAACTGCTCGCGGGCCAGTCGCCGTGGTACCAGGGGGGCGTGCTCGTCAACGCGTTCCCGAGCGGCACGCAGCTCGGGAAGGGTCGCGTGGTGATCGCCTCGGGGCAGGCGAGCGTCGACCTCTCGAACGAGGTCGCCGCACCCGGACCGTCCGACCGCTGGCGCATGCAGCAGCAGCTCGTCGCGACGCTCAGCCTGTCCGACGTCTCGAGCGTGCTCATGACGGTCGGCGGTTTTCCGGTGGATGTGGGCGACGGCGCGATCCCGGACTGGGTGCTCTCCGTGGCCGCGAACCCGCTCGGCCTCAGCGATGCGGGCTTCGGCTACCTCGGTGGCGGGGGAGTGGATGCGGTCCCGGGCATCAGCCCCGCGGTCGAGGGGCTCGGCCCGCTCGCCGTGACGCTCGGGCGCGGGCGCGACACCGCGGCGGTGCGGTCCGCCGAGGGCGCCTGGATCGTGGCCGCAGGCGACGATCCGGTGCTCGTGGACGATCGGGAAGGTCTCGTGGATCCCGGACTCGACGGCAACAGTTTCGTGTGGTCGGCGGTCGCGGCCGACGCGCAGAGCATCATCGCGGTCGACCGCAGCGGCGAGGTGCACCCGATGCCGACGCCCTATCTCGACGGCTCGATCGTGTCGCTCGAGGTGTCCCGCGACGGGGCCCGCCTGCTCATCGGCACCCAGGGGACGGCCGGGCCGACCCTCACCGTGGTCGGCATCGTCCGAGACGGATCGGGGGTGCCGGTCAGCCTCGGCACGACACCGCTGCCGGTCGCGATCGGGTCGGGGCGACTCCTCGACGCCGCCTGGGTCGACGCCTCGACCATCGCGACGCTCTCGGGCGACGGGGCGGCCACCCAGGTGACCCTGTACCGCATCGGCGGCACGCACGAGGGCATCGGGTCCGTGACGAGGGGCGTGCAGCTCGCGGGCGGCAACGGCGTCGAAGGCATCCGCGTGCGCGACGCCGACGGCACGCTGTGGCGGCCGAACTCGAGCGGCGGCTGGCAGACGACCTCGATCGTCGCCTCCCTCCTCGCGACCCAGCAGTAG
- a CDS encoding ComF family protein has product MGGLERVREALLDAWALVLPVTCAGCDAPDRALCASCRARLAPHPVRLTAPGGLQVVAGAPYRDTVQRVVLAVKDGRTPLAGELALLLRAALRAAAADAAVEPCPVPSSRAALRGRGFDPVLLVLARAGVRPARVLRTARPHRTQKGLGRVERGANLRGVHRARRRLDGRRFILVDDVVTTGATLAEAARAIREAGGEVVGAVVIAATPRLGAAAGPHGVRPAKRG; this is encoded by the coding sequence ATGGGTGGGCTCGAGCGGGTGCGCGAGGCGCTCCTCGACGCATGGGCGCTCGTGCTTCCCGTGACGTGCGCGGGCTGCGACGCCCCCGATCGCGCGCTCTGCGCGTCGTGTCGGGCGCGGCTGGCCCCGCATCCCGTGCGGCTGACCGCACCGGGTGGACTGCAGGTCGTCGCGGGTGCCCCGTACCGCGACACCGTGCAGCGGGTCGTGCTCGCCGTCAAGGACGGCCGCACGCCGCTCGCGGGGGAGCTCGCCCTCCTTCTGCGCGCTGCGCTCCGGGCCGCGGCGGCCGACGCCGCCGTCGAGCCGTGCCCAGTGCCGTCGAGCCGCGCGGCACTGCGGGGCCGCGGCTTCGACCCCGTGCTGCTCGTGCTCGCGCGGGCGGGGGTGCGCCCGGCGCGCGTGCTGCGGACGGCCCGTCCGCACCGCACGCAGAAGGGCCTCGGTCGCGTCGAGCGGGGTGCGAACCTGCGCGGGGTGCACCGCGCGCGACGCCGGCTCGACGGCCGCCGGTTCATCCTCGTGGACGACGTCGTGACGACCGGCGCGACGCTCGCGGAGGCGGCGCGCGCCATCCGCGAGGCGGGCGGCGAGGTCGTCGGCGCCGTGGTGAT
- the mtrB gene encoding MtrAB system histidine kinase MtrB encodes MRWNWRAWRSRLVHLWRGSLRVRTIVITVVLAALSVTVIGIVIATSVRSNLFDSRRDQVLAEAGRATVQAQQMFTTAAELGDSPDLQSTADSVLDAVQLSTTANYLAFLRAAGQEGPIRLDPRVSRVFETGELSVSTELRETTAEASGTEIAWQSVAVSTETGSQPGIMTGTILDTVTAGRYQLFLFYNLADVQSTLDFVQSTLLFGGIALVALFGGVAYLVVRLVVGPVRIAADASEKLAAGELEERLPVRGDDELATLARSFNRMADSLQRQIRQLADLSRVQQRFVSDVSHELRTPLTTIRLAGDVLYDQRGDFPPTTARTAELLHAQIGRFESMLADLLEMSRYDAGAVQLETDPTNLVRLVEESIASVEPLAQEKGSEIRLVAPGGYFEADVDARRVRRILQNLLGNAIDHGESRPIVVYVDSDADAVAIAVRDYGVGMAPGVVERVFDRFWRADPSRQRTTGGTGLGLAISLEDAVVHGGELAVWSQPGEGSCFRLTLPRRAGTAWHGASPLALPPDEEAVA; translated from the coding sequence GTGCGGTGGAACTGGCGCGCCTGGCGGAGTCGCCTCGTCCACCTCTGGCGCGGATCGCTGCGGGTGCGCACGATCGTCATCACGGTCGTGCTCGCGGCGCTCTCGGTGACCGTCATCGGCATCGTGATCGCGACCTCGGTGCGTTCCAACCTCTTCGACTCGCGACGCGACCAGGTGCTCGCCGAGGCGGGGCGTGCGACCGTGCAGGCCCAGCAGATGTTCACCACGGCGGCCGAGCTCGGCGACAGCCCCGACCTGCAGTCGACGGCCGACTCGGTGCTCGACGCGGTGCAGCTGTCGACGACCGCGAACTACCTCGCCTTCCTGCGCGCCGCCGGCCAGGAGGGCCCGATCCGGCTGGATCCCCGCGTGAGCCGGGTGTTCGAGACGGGCGAGCTCTCGGTGTCGACCGAGCTGCGGGAGACGACCGCCGAGGCCTCGGGCACCGAGATCGCCTGGCAGTCGGTCGCGGTCAGCACCGAGACGGGATCCCAACCCGGCATCATGACCGGCACGATCCTCGACACCGTCACCGCGGGGCGCTACCAGCTCTTCCTCTTCTACAACCTCGCCGACGTGCAGAGCACCCTCGACTTCGTGCAATCGACCCTGCTGTTCGGCGGGATCGCGCTCGTGGCGCTGTTCGGCGGCGTCGCGTACCTCGTGGTGCGCCTCGTGGTGGGGCCGGTGCGCATCGCCGCGGACGCCTCCGAGAAACTGGCCGCGGGGGAGCTCGAGGAGCGCCTGCCGGTGCGCGGCGACGACGAGCTCGCGACCCTCGCGCGCTCCTTCAACCGGATGGCCGACAGCCTGCAACGGCAGATCCGGCAGCTCGCCGACCTGTCGCGCGTGCAGCAGCGCTTCGTCTCCGATGTGTCGCACGAGCTCCGCACCCCGCTCACCACGATCCGGCTCGCGGGCGATGTGCTGTACGACCAGCGGGGCGACTTCCCGCCCACCACCGCGCGCACCGCGGAGCTGCTCCACGCGCAGATCGGGCGGTTCGAGTCGATGCTCGCCGACCTGCTCGAGATGAGCCGCTACGACGCGGGCGCCGTGCAGCTCGAGACCGACCCCACCAACCTCGTGCGCCTCGTGGAGGAGTCGATCGCCTCGGTCGAGCCGCTCGCCCAGGAGAAGGGCAGCGAGATCCGGCTCGTCGCCCCCGGCGGCTACTTCGAGGCGGACGTCGATGCGCGTCGCGTCCGCCGCATCCTGCAGAACCTGCTCGGCAACGCGATCGACCACGGCGAGTCGCGACCCATCGTGGTCTACGTCGACTCCGATGCCGACGCGGTGGCGATCGCGGTGCGCGACTACGGGGTCGGCATGGCGCCGGGCGTCGTCGAGCGCGTCTTCGACCGGTTCTGGCGGGCCGACCCCTCGCGCCAGCGCACCACGGGCGGCACCGGGCTGGGGCTCGCGATCTCGCTCGAGGACGCGGTGGTGCACGGCGGCGAGCTCGCGGTGTGGTCGCAGCCCGGCGAGGGCTCGTGCTTCCGGCTCACCCTTCCGCGCCGCGCGGGCACCGCGTGGCACGGGGCGTCGCCGCTCGCCCTGCCGCCCGACGAGGAGGCCGTCGCATGA
- a CDS encoding glycerophosphoryl diester phosphodiesterase membrane domain-containing protein has protein sequence MTQFAGAFPAPSWTPPAREPFVPLRPLTLGQLLGGAFRALRHNPAVILPPAILLSLISALALVGFQQGIASPLLDSWGSGTGADVGYFWFAVAGIGLLGSLVGQSLGIAVGLVQQAVSALDVSHAVIGRRLTPGGARRRSAGLAPRVLGWAGIALVVLLVVGGLGLALLAVAGVGGPLAAFTAALVVYPGGGVLLAWLGTKLAVVPSVLVVERARLGTALRRSWRLTRGQFWRTFGIRLLCGVMIGIATAIVSIPVALLAQWATSILAGNGDTGDILAMQRLAELAGAVVGSVITGVGLVVTTATDALLYLDLRMRREGLDLELSRFLEQRRGGTRFDPAELDPFRPPADPRSPAAAPAAASVPPAGTGSPWS, from the coding sequence GTGACGCAGTTCGCCGGTGCGTTCCCCGCGCCGAGTTGGACGCCTCCGGCCCGCGAGCCCTTCGTGCCCCTGCGGCCGCTCACCCTCGGGCAGCTGCTCGGCGGCGCCTTCCGCGCGCTGCGCCACAACCCCGCGGTGATCCTGCCGCCCGCGATCCTGCTGTCGCTCATCTCGGCGCTCGCGCTCGTGGGCTTCCAACAGGGGATCGCCTCCCCCCTGCTCGACTCCTGGGGTTCCGGCACCGGTGCGGATGTCGGCTACTTCTGGTTCGCGGTGGCCGGCATCGGCCTGCTCGGCAGCCTCGTCGGGCAGTCGCTCGGGATCGCCGTGGGGCTCGTGCAGCAGGCGGTCTCGGCGCTCGACGTCTCCCATGCGGTCATCGGGCGGCGCCTCACCCCCGGCGGCGCTCGGCGGCGCAGCGCCGGGCTCGCGCCGCGAGTGCTCGGCTGGGCGGGGATCGCGCTCGTGGTGCTCCTGGTGGTCGGCGGGCTGGGGTTGGCGCTCCTCGCCGTCGCCGGGGTGGGCGGTCCGCTGGCGGCGTTCACGGCGGCGCTCGTGGTGTACCCGGGCGGCGGGGTGCTGCTCGCCTGGCTCGGCACGAAGCTCGCCGTCGTGCCCTCGGTGCTCGTGGTCGAACGCGCCCGGCTCGGCACGGCCCTGCGGCGTTCGTGGCGCCTCACGCGCGGCCAGTTCTGGCGTACCTTCGGCATCCGTCTGCTGTGCGGGGTGATGATCGGCATCGCGACCGCGATCGTGAGCATCCCGGTCGCGCTGCTGGCCCAGTGGGCCACGAGCATCCTCGCGGGCAACGGCGACACGGGCGACATCCTCGCGATGCAGCGGTTGGCCGAGCTCGCGGGCGCCGTCGTCGGCTCGGTGATCACGGGCGTCGGACTCGTCGTCACGACGGCCACCGACGCGCTGCTCTACCTCGATCTGCGGATGCGCCGCGAGGGGCTCGACCTGGAGCTCAGCCGCTTCCTGGAGCAGCGGCGGGGGGGCACCCGGTTCGACCCGGCCGAGCTCGATCCGTTCCGCCCGCCCGCCGACCCGCGCAGTCCCGCCGCAGCCCCGGCAGCTGCGAGCGTCCCGCCCGCCGGAACGGGGTCGCCGTGGAGTTGA